One stretch of Armigeres subalbatus isolate Guangzhou_Male chromosome 2, GZ_Asu_2, whole genome shotgun sequence DNA includes these proteins:
- the LOC134213447 gene encoding integrator complex subunit 1, with product MDRNKPSSGARSTKKQIGLPQSELFALGSKSGTSSRDDSKNKPGVSGVTERKRDAAALASAVAAKKIKLSSTGGSGSVGSSSLPGSSKPSSGGDSSSSSSVIEYWEQMALDCESVDLVSSVLGAIDQQDSDSVVGYICGAIKLLISPKSKSESVLSLSLLYLAKIRPHLFCNETITSALIAVLKRDTQNSFKGRNNPTVHVLACNLLARGYSDKKQWPESLIRTYVEDAINDRVWVDYEECAPFTDNCVAALGTKIPPKWMLQPELTALNPGARENPTIDDEHSTDSGMFGDALGKDPEANPPRFAHIQDQVEKLVVEAAKDQLNRRQAPDCSTRNFLKFLSLGCGIPEVRALAIPRLELWIHNGKLMKPAQELLTFICYNVTGQNPKDHEVLSNLVKMRLKTKPLINIFMTCLKEMINCQSEILAIMLKYVVQNELSNARNPNNMGMLATMFQAKPTESATHLAEIYQECLLQREDVLRTLRVFLRELVKMLRYDINLMVFSKALLTNRTDLRTQVTSSEFRDRIFHSVVDLVCLCMFLSVSPQIREANASIRSGREPKSSPALTTFYQQMSTIQFDTLTWMHEVVPIVYMPSPNDFKVAFHKMLFLDSPEAYAKGDQWPPEPERAPLLRIVSEIPLQQNSMLRIILIGITKEIPFTIPDTMEIIEQLVRRAGSLRHIDYPPLDVANLEIIDLLFKMSEYHHPDNIVLPSNYEPPNLAISSLYWKTWIILLLISAHNPSIFGSFCWEQYPMLRTLMEMCITNQIGPTKPSEEELQVSTAEKSQILEFENHLASNVINEQNSLLLSQLILMDPRGVARRPPNHVLEQIQSLNVTHRLGHLLCRSRKPDLLLEIIQRQGTSQAMPWLADLVQNSDGDFNHLPVQCLCEFLLSNSSTVIVENSREAELLVYLQKVVQDETRDHQMICEIMEYFFRRLSSFSNSSRQSAIRGLKLLLKVFQDENDPVPIESNNSEWLLRFLPIIPHFAYVRPSVIVQLRAACQVENSPELVMYYIQFIAAHTSMDSEADMLEHVMDMSHLIVERSTIFSHIIPTATDQSEARVQTLNCLFVMFNNFLIKLREYKITQAFTEYQDLLLVQFADESQCHIHLNIIQAFVILLTHSTYIPMAAQILDYWFPEGAPPPQAFNIETSEPVQILPDWLKLKMIRSNVDRLVDAALQGLTPDQIVLFVQNFGTPINSMSKLLALLDRAVIEQFDAVNNAILHKTYLTQLVEIQQARGAKNGHISIQALELDNQPIGDPPMMNVTVMEPLQIDLSDETRVRTISEQSKPTSKTKEIEEAVEIILTHTVISKPNMAKYRKLIQRLNSGGKSSKSQEYTANKVLNYLGRLVKSNQGQYLIKNWIQNPQMCCFFRSLLAIPPEKFDNLNYLLHILDEIIKYMNPTSNTVLLQILVGKRQQLVKVAQKDNQPGQGQSQNLLQVLTVNKASEVERKGKLQLRQTNTEDMINVISTLLKSGQGIKAEIQDLQFDKRGMLVDWLAEADSELVHVNKEMQMDMLFNRNLGEFRPYLLSLMSHQASWSTLHETVDLLMDKYVATYDPCSVLDFIDTLTRNPKLWQGRDKAVPKHEQIEYIVTLSEKQVKTFIDYILAESNTVKICDRVKLLLQCVDCKFDYLEGMVDYAVGKQNQSSRKFLQQLYLNIPPMKFLMPHIENVYDADVRNATGCVGDKFAYYILTTIACLTTPRDFQQMSAEMELIVRKLAASHPVLLLRQMSVLATLLQGRAHMDLSVLRAEYHFHLFHQVMGILELLQPLVFEDSYKIGLQNALDCYFALLRNHGNVKETYTLIYRFMEFLHAYIGANPKTAISFIQNYSDLLNDLAHQHYDLQSLQQLVQGLSMFKQRTSSASASVIKSDLEEPIPGTSKDIKLAVVPATSTAESAQQATAAIMMSTYVKNEVLPQHWQELTHAIRSREADDISTPMLEVDALTVKRPNLLEDIFDEIIRFLTHSSGSIRQTAHGLVTRWLKQNPGNFSTNSTALTAFVQCLYHEDVAVVQSALDKSTEYALCLQEYAPQILMTMFNLGINNKINTYPTIRRCVQAIKKQHAC from the exons ATGGATCGCAACAAACCGAGCTCCGGTGCGCGGTCTACGAAAAAGCAAATCGGTTTACCACAAAGTGAGTTGTTTGCGTTGGGTTCTAAATCCGGCACAAGTTCTCGGGATGATTCGAAAAACAAACCTGGCGTTAGCGGAGTGACGGAACGGAAGCGGGATGCCGCTGCGCTGGCCAGTGCAGTGGCGGCCAAAAAAATCAAGCTAAGTTCGACGGGTGGTTCCGGCTCGGTGGGAAGCTCGTCGTTGCCAGGCTCGAGTAAACCCTCTTCCGGAGGGGACAGCTCCAGCTCCAGTAGTGTAATCGAGTACTGGGAACAGATGGCGTTGGACTGCGAATCGGTGGACCTGGTTTCTTCAGTGCTCGGGGCTATTGATCAGCAGGATAGTGACAGTGTAGTCGGATATATTTGCGGAGCGATCAAGTTGCTGATTTCACCGAAGTCAAAATCGGAATCGGTACTCTCGCTGTCGCTACTCTATCTGGCAAAAATTCGTCCCCATCTGTTTTGCAATGAGACGATAACGTCGGCACTGATTGCGGTGTTGAAAAGAGACACACAAAATTCGTTCAAGGGCCGTAACAATCCAACGGTGCACGTTTTGGCATGCAATCTTCTGGCTAGGGGTTATAGCGATAAGAAACAATGGCCGGAGAGTTTGATACGAACGTACGTCGAGGATGCAATCAATGATCGGGTTTGGGTTGACTATGAGGAATGCGCCCCTTTCACCGATAATTGTGTGGCTGCGCTGGGAACAAAGATTCCTCCGAAATGGATGCTGCAACCGGAGCTTACTGCCCTTAATCCAGGCGCAAGAGAAAATCCCACCATTGATGATGAGCACTCCACGGATAGTGGAATGTTTGGCGATGCATTAG GTAAAGATCCGGAAGCAAACCCACCTCGCTTTGCACATATACAGGATCAAGTCGAGAAATTGGTCGTGGAAGCAGCGAAGGACCAACTGAATCGTCGCCAGGCACCTGACTGTTCAACAAGAAACTTCTTAAAGTTTTTGTCCCTGGGTTGTGGCATACCGGAAGTCAGAGCTTTGGCTATTCCTCGGCTGGAGCTTTGGATCCATAATGGAAAGCTGATGAAACCGGCTCAAGAGCTGCTGACATTCATTTGCTACAATGTCACTGGGCAGAATCCAAAAGATCACGAAGTGCTTTCCAATTTGGTAAAGATGcggctcaaaacaaaaccactgATCAATATTTTCATGACATGCCTGAAAGAGATGATCAACTGCCAATCGGAGATTTTGGCCATTATGTTGAAATATGTAGTCCAGAATGAACTCTCGAATGCTCGAAATCCTAACAATATGGGAATGCTTGCGACCATGTTTCAGGCCAAACCAACCGAGTCTGCAACTCACCTTGCGGAAATCTATCAAGAATGTCTGCTTCAAAGGGAGGATGTTCTGAGAACTCTACGagtgttcctccgggaattggtCAAAATGCTACGATACGATATTAACCTAATGGTATTCTCCAAAGCATTGCTAACAAATCGTACTGATCTAAGAACACAAGTGACGAGCTCGGAATTTCGCGACCGCATATTTCATTCCGTCGTTGATTTAGTTTGCCTGTGCATGTTTTTATCAGTTTCACCCCAGATTAGAGAAGCCAATGCTTCTATTCGAAGCGGAAGAGAACCTAAAAGCTCCCCAGCCTTGACAACGTTCTATCAACAGATGTCCACTATTCAATTCGATACTCTCACGTGGATGCATGAGGTGGTACCGATCGTGTACATGCCATCACCGAACGATTTCAAAGTTGCATTCCACAAGATGTTATTCCTGGATTCACCCGAAGCTTATGCTAAAGGCGATCAATGGCCACCAGAACCGGAACGGGCGCCGTTGTTGAGAATTGTTTCTGAAATTCCCCTGCAGCAGAACTCGATGCTGCGCATCATCCTCATTGGCATTACAAAGGAGATTCCTTTCACCATCCCTGATACTATGGAGATAATCGAGCAGCTGGTTCGCCGTGCTGGATCGCTCCGTCATATTGATTATCCGCCGCTGGATGTTGCTAATTTGGAAATCATCGACCTTCTGTTTAAAATGTCTGAATATCATCATCCGGACAACATTGTTCTTCCATCCAATTACGAACCACCCAACCTTGCTATTTCTTCTCTATATTGGAAAACGTGGATTATACTGTTGCTTATTTCTGCCCACAATCCATCGATTTTTGGGTCATTCTGCTGGGAGCAATACCCAATGCTGCGCACTCTAATGGAGATGTGCATCACTAATCAGATAGGACCGACCAAGCCGTCCGAAGAAGAACTTCAAGTTTCCACAGCTGAAAAGAGTCAGATTTTGGAGTTCGAAAATCACCTTGCTTCCAATGTGATCAATGAGCAAAATAGCCTTCTGTTGTCTCAATTGATTCTCATGGATCCTCGGGGTGTGGCACGACGACCTCCGAATCACGTGTTGGAGCAGATTCAATCTTTGAATGTAACGCATCGCCTGGGACACTTGTTGTGCCGCAGCCGAAAGCCCGATTTACTGCTGGAGATCATTCAACGCCAAGGTACCTCCCAGGCCATGCCCTGGTTGGCTGATCTCGTCCAGAACAGCGATGGCGATTTCAACCATCTGCCGGTGCAGTGCTTGTGCGAATTTTTGCTCTCCAACTCGAGCACGGTTATTGTGGAGAATAGTCGCGAAGCGGAACTGTTGGTTTATCTGCAAAAGGTGGTACAAGACGAAACCAGAGACCATCAGATGATATGCGAGATCATGGAATACTTTTTCAGGCGCTTGTCATCGTTCTCGAACTCTTCTCGCCAATCGGCTATTCGGGGATTGAAGTTGTTATTGAAG GTTTTTCAAGATGAAAATGACCCAGTGCCAATCGAAAGCAATAATTCTGAATGGTTACTACGGTTCCTGCCAATAATTCCACACTTTGCTTACGTGCGTCCCAGTGTGATTGTTCAATTGAGAGCCGCTTGTCAGGTGGAAAATTCCCCCGAGTTGGTCATGTACTACATTCAGTTCATTGCCGCCCATACATCGATGGACTCTGAAGCAGATATGCTTGAACATGTAATGGACATGTCCCATCTGATTGTCGAACGCAGCACCATTTTCTCGCATATTATTCCCACGGCTACGGATCAAAGCGAGGCACGTGTACAAACTCTCAACTGCTTGTTTGTTATGTTCAACAATTTTTTGATTAAGTTGAGAGAATATAAGATAACGCAAGCTTTCACAGAATATCAGGATCTTCTGTTGGTGCAGTTTGCCGATGAGAGCCAGTGTCACATTCATCTTAACATAATTCAAGCTTTTGTGATTCTTTTGACGCACTCGACATATATTCCGATGGCGGCACAAATTTTGGATTACTGGTTTCCTGAGGGTGCCCCTCCACCACAGGCATTTAACATCGAAACATCGGAACCGGTACAGATCTTGCCGGATTGGCTCAAGTTAAAGATGATACGTAGCAATGTAGATCGCTTGGTTGATGCTGCTCTGCAAGGTTTAACTCCTGACCAGATCGTGCTGTTTGTACAAAACTTTGGTACTCCAATCAACTCTATGTCCAAACTACTAGCTCTGTTGGATCGCGCAGTAATCGAACAATTTGATGCGGTCAATAATGCTATCTTACACAAAACTTATCTCACACAGTTAGTGGAGATTCAGCAAGCCAGAGGAGCTAAAAATGGGCATATTTCTATCCAAGCTCTGGAGTTGGACAATCAGCCGATCGGTGATCCTCCAATGATGAATGTCACAGTCATGGAACCGCTGCAAATTGATTTGAGTGATGAAACGAGAGTTAGAACAATTTCCGAGCAAAGCAAACCGACATCCAAGACAAAAGAGATTGAAGAAGCTGTGGAGATTATTTTGACTCACACGGTGATCAGTAAGCCAAACATGGCCAAGTACCGGAAGCTGATTCAGCGTTTGAATAGCGGTGGAAAATCTTCCAAATCCCAAGAGTATACTGCTAACAAGGTGTTGAACTACTTGGGACGGTTGGTAAAGAGTAACCAGGGCCAGTATCTAATTAAGAACTGGATTCAAAATCCGCAGATGTGTTGCTTCTTCCGTTCGCTTCTGGCGATCCCTCCGGAAAAGTTTGATAATCTTAACTATTTACTCCACATCTTGGACGAGATCATTAAGTACATGAACCCAACCTCGAATACCGTTTTATTGCAA ATTCTAGTTGGAAAGCGCCAGCAGTTGGTAAAGGTAGCACAGAAAGACAATCAGCCAGGACAAGGTCAATCACAGAATCTACTCCAGGTCCTCACGGTCAACAAAGCTTCAGAAGTGGAACGCAAGGGTAAGCTGCAGTTGCGCCAAACCAACACCGAGGATATGATCAACGTCATTtcgacccttttgaaaagtggtCAAGGCATCAAAGCAGAAATTCAAGATTTGCAGTTTGACAAGCGTGGAATGTTGGTGGACTGGTTGGCAGAAGCGGACTCTGAATTGGTTCACGTAAACAAGGAAATGCAGATGGATATGCTGTTCAATCGTAATCTGGGGGAGTTTCGACCCTATTTGCTGTCGCTGATGAGTCATCAGGCTAGCTGGTCTACACTCCATGAGACGGTGGATTTATTGATGGACAAGTACGTTGCGACCTACGATCCTTGCTCAGTATTGGACTTTATCGATACACTTACAAGAAATCCTAAGCTCTGGCAAGGCAGAGATAAGGCTGTTCCGAAACACGAACAAATAGAATATATCGTTACTTTGAGCGAAAAACAGGTGAAGACTTTCATCGATTACATTCTAGCAGAATCTAACACCGTAAAAATCTGTGACCGAGTGAAGTTGCTTCTTCAGTGTGTGGACTGTAAATTCGATTACCTTGAAGGAATGGTCGACTATGCTGTAGGCAAACAGAATCAGTCTTCCCGAAAGTTTTTGCAGCAACTTTATCTAAACATTCCTCCGATGAAGTTTTTGATGCCTCACATTGAGAACGTCTATGACGCGGATGTCCGTAACGCAACCGGCTGCGTGGGAGACAAGTTTGCTTACTATATTCTGACTACGATAGCATGTCTAACAACTCCTAGGGATTTTCAACAGATGTCAGCAGAGATGGAACTTATTGTAAGGAAGCTCGCTGCTTCGCATCCTGTGCTTCTCCTCCGTCAGATGTCGGTACTGGCCACCTTGCTTCAGGGAAGAGCGCACATGGATTTATCGGTTTTGAGAGCCGAGTATCATTTTCATCTATTCCACCAAGTCATGGGAATTCTTGAGCTGCTTCAACCGCTCGTGTTCGAAGACAGCTACAAAATTGGTCTTCAGAATGCTTTGGATTgctacttcgcacttctcagaAACCACGGTAATGTTAAAGAAACCTACACTCTTATTTACCGCTTTATGGAATTCCTTCATGCTTACATTGGAGCTAATCCCAAGACAGCTATAAGCTTCATACAAAATTACTCGGATCTGTTGAACGACTTAGCTCATCAACATTACGACCTTCAATCACTGCAGCAACTCGTCCAAGGACTGTCGATGTTCAAACAGCGCACATCTTCCGCTTCAGCGTCTGTGATTAAATCAGATCTAGAAGAACCAATTCCTGGAACGTCAAAGGATATTAAACTTGCTGTCGTTCCTGCTACTTCTACCGCTGAATCCGCGCAGCAAGCAACAGCTGCAATAATGATGTCAACCTATGTGAAGAATGAAGTCCTGCCTCAGCATTGGCAAGAGCTGACTCACGCAATTAGATCTCGCGAAGCAGACGACATCTCTACCCCGATGCTGGAAGTGGACGCTCTAACCGTCAAACGTCCCAACCTGTTGGAGGACATTTTCGAcgaaatcatccgttttttgaCGCACTCGTCCGGTTCGATTCGTCAGACCGCGCATGGATTGGTCACACGTTGGCTCAAGCAGAACCCAGGCAATTTCTCAACGAATAGCACGGCGTTGACCGCATTTGTGCAGTGTCTGTACCACGAGGACGTGGCCGTTGTCCAGAGCGCGTTGGACAAATCTACCGAGTACGCGCTGTGTTTGCAAGAATACGCACCGCAAATACTGATGACGATGTTCAACTTGGGCATCAACAACAAGATCAATACGTACCCAACGATACGGCGATGCGTTCAGGCCATCAAAAAGCAGCATGCGTGTTGA
- the LOC134217759 gene encoding cell division cycle protein 123 homolog translates to MLLRNIELEKAACMFVNWYEQLKKNTIKSFIIPIPENVLAYLRQDLVILPKECSNLQSAEDTRTKHFNSYEDQFSDEDNEEDEDLPEFPDFSTQLIEAIEKLGGSAFVKSDWHCPKDAQWITLGQTLCVKDITDVYQLLKASSFCKEDFAERPPTNTTGYHIILKKWRDIHPGSEFRCFVKNKSLVAISPRHWPSYHEHIAAERSDIVSDIVSLFKERIKKSFPLKDYVFDVYRPTKDHVVVLDFSLYGKGYSDSLAFDYDQLETELATATIEEEDDPEFRYLPEDCGIQPNRRNNYGFPQDVIDMFQTDGPSTSSSSGGAADADSSNLINRLMEEWQVQSKEDDSDENNQQE, encoded by the exons atgttgctgcgaAATATCGAACTGGAGAAAGCTGCCTGCATGTTTGTAAATTGGTATGAACAGTTGAAGAAAAACACGATAAAATCATTCATCATTCCGATTCCTGAAAATGTGCTTGCGTACCTTCGACAAGACCTGGTAATTCTACCAAAGGAATGCTCTAATCTTCAATCTGCGGAGGACACTAGAACCAAACACTTCAATTCCTACGAAGATCAGTTCAGTGATGAGGATAACGAGGAAGATGAAGATCTCCCAGAATTCCCCGACTTCAGTACACAGCTTATCGAAGCTATCGAGAAACTAGGAGGGTCGGCGTTCGTGAAAAGTGATTGGCACTGCCCTAAGGATGCCCAATGGATCACCCTGGGGCAGACACTTTGCGTGAAAGATATCACCGACGTGTATCAGTTGCTGAAGGCGTCCAGCTTTTGCAAGGAGGACTTTGCCGAAAGGCCACCCACCAATACCACCGGTTATCACATCATACTGAAGAAGTGGAGGGACATTCATCCGGGGTCGGAGTTTCGGTGCTTTGTAAAGAACAAATCACTAGTAGCCATTTCACCCAGACATTGGCCTTCGTATCACGAACATATCGCGGCTGAACGCAGTGACATCGTCAGCGATATCGTTTCCTTGTTCAAAGAACGAATCAAGAAAAGTTTTCCGTTGAAAGATT aCGTTTTCGACGTGTACCGTCCCACAAAAGACCACGTAGTCGTATTGGACTTCTCCCTCTACGGAAAGGGCTATTCCGACAGTTTGGCATTTGATTACGACCAACTAGAGACAGAGCTTGCCACGGCTACAATCGAAGAGGAAGATGACCCTGAGTTCAGATACCTGCCGGAAGATTGCGGCATTCAACCGAACAGGAGAAATAATTACGGTTTCCCGCAGGATGTCATCGATATGTTTCAAACGGACGGGCCGTCCACATCGTCATCCAGTGGTGGTGCTGCTGATGCCGACAGCAGCAATCTCATTAACAGGTTAATGGAAGAGTGGCAAGTGCAGTCCAAGGAGGATGACAGTGAtgagaacaatcaacaagaatgA